The following proteins are encoded in a genomic region of Spirosoma sp. SC4-14:
- the atpB gene encoding F0F1 ATP synthase subunit A produces the protein MMSSLFKRFLLAIALVMSPLAFVHAQEEGHEGEVPGKHGEKEGFNVGEMIMHHIKDEHGWEFAHGVTLHLPVILYSQDRGLEVFSSSNLADEKVHKGYKQEHGKIHRVDEAGNVDHEAKVYDFSITKNVASLLLSALIMLLVFPAVSRGYAQNRGKAPKGIQSLLEPIILFVRDEIAKPSIGPAYEKYLPYLLTLFFFILINNLLGLLPGAANLTGNIAVTLVLAVITFLIVTFSGNKHYWMHIVKPTGVPWFVLPIMIPVEIVGVFMKPISLMVRLFANITAGHIIILSLLGLIFMANSMAGMTTSVAISPVVLFFTLFLNLIELLVAFLQAFIFALLTAMYIGSAVEDNHDADHGIGYEGAEAH, from the coding sequence ATGATGAGTTCTTTGTTTAAAAGATTTTTACTGGCTATAGCTCTTGTTATGAGCCCATTAGCCTTTGTTCATGCCCAAGAAGAAGGGCACGAAGGCGAAGTGCCCGGCAAACACGGCGAGAAAGAAGGGTTCAATGTGGGCGAAATGATTATGCACCACATCAAAGACGAACATGGTTGGGAATTTGCCCACGGTGTTACCCTGCATTTGCCCGTTATTCTGTATTCGCAGGATCGCGGCCTTGAGGTTTTTTCCTCGTCGAACCTGGCCGATGAGAAAGTACACAAGGGATATAAGCAGGAGCACGGTAAGATTCATCGGGTAGATGAAGCCGGAAATGTCGATCATGAAGCAAAGGTTTATGATTTTTCGATTACCAAAAATGTGGCTTCGCTGTTATTGAGTGCGCTGATTATGCTGCTGGTTTTTCCGGCCGTTAGTCGGGGATATGCTCAAAACAGAGGTAAGGCTCCTAAAGGTATTCAGTCGCTGCTCGAACCAATTATTTTGTTTGTCCGCGATGAAATTGCCAAACCGAGCATTGGACCAGCCTACGAGAAATACCTGCCTTATCTGCTGACATTATTTTTCTTTATCCTGATCAACAACCTGCTGGGTTTGTTACCGGGAGCCGCTAACCTGACCGGAAATATTGCTGTAACGCTGGTATTGGCTGTTATCACCTTTCTGATTGTTACATTCAGTGGTAACAAACATTACTGGATGCACATCGTAAAACCAACGGGGGTGCCCTGGTTTGTGTTGCCAATCATGATTCCGGTTGAGATTGTGGGCGTATTCATGAAGCCTATTTCGCTCATGGTCCGGTTATTTGCCAACATCACCGCAGGGCACATCATCATACTGAGCTTATTGGGCCTGATTTTTATGGCCAACTCAATGGCAGGTATGACAACCAGCGTTGCCATTAGTCCGGTTGTCTTGTTCTTTACGTTGTTCTTAAACCTGATCGAATTGTTGGTTGCATTTCTTCAGGCGTTCATCTTCGCCCTACTGACGGCTATGTATATCGGCAGCGCGGTTGAAGATAATCATGATGCCGATCATGGTATTGGTTACGAAGGGGCTGAAGCGCACTAA
- the atpF gene encoding F0F1 ATP synthase subunit B — MDLLTPDLGLLFWQVVVFLGLFLILRVFAWKPITDSLHERENNIQSALDLAEKTRVEMTALKADNEKLLVQARSEREAILRGAKETADKMVAEARDKAAIEGQRMLEQAREAMQNERQALITQMKKEVVTLSLDIAEKVLRKELSDKPAQEKLVNDLVSNARLN; from the coding sequence ATGGATTTGCTAACACCCGATCTTGGTTTATTATTCTGGCAGGTAGTTGTATTCCTCGGCCTGTTTCTGATTCTGCGTGTATTTGCGTGGAAGCCTATTACCGATAGCTTACACGAGCGCGAAAATAACATTCAGAGTGCTCTTGATCTGGCCGAAAAAACCCGGGTAGAAATGACGGCGTTGAAGGCAGATAACGAAAAACTGCTGGTCCAGGCTCGTTCGGAGCGCGAAGCCATTTTGCGGGGTGCAAAAGAAACGGCCGATAAAATGGTAGCTGAAGCTCGCGATAAAGCTGCTATTGAAGGGCAGCGTATGCTGGAGCAAGCCCGCGAAGCTATGCAGAATGAACGCCAGGCACTGATAACTCAGATGAAAAAAGAAGTAGTTACGCTCTCGCTCGATATTGCCGAGAAAGTGCTTCGCAAAGAGCTCAGTGATAAGCCTGCCCAGGAAAAACTGGTTAACGATCTGGTATCTAACGCAAGACTAAACTAA
- the atpH gene encoding ATP synthase F1 subunit delta gives MAVATVASRYAKSLLDLAQEKGLTDALYKDMRLFKQTVDQSRPLLLMLKNPIVRTEKKSAVLKAVFEKRFNPLTMSFLQIITQKNREPIMDAIAEAFISQYDRLKGVERATIITTLPLTEPLREKFKAMVLQVTDGKLVELDEKIDPNLIGGYILRVGDQQIDSSVRNKLNELKLQFMN, from the coding sequence ATGGCAGTTGCTACTGTTGCATCACGCTACGCTAAATCGCTTCTGGATTTAGCTCAGGAAAAAGGCCTGACGGATGCGCTATATAAAGACATGCGGTTGTTTAAGCAAACCGTGGACCAAAGCCGTCCGCTGCTGTTGATGCTGAAGAACCCAATTGTCCGGACCGAAAAGAAAAGCGCCGTTTTGAAAGCCGTTTTTGAAAAACGGTTCAATCCGCTGACAATGTCGTTCCTGCAGATCATTACCCAAAAGAACCGTGAGCCAATCATGGACGCCATTGCAGAAGCATTTATCAGTCAGTACGATCGGCTGAAAGGTGTTGAGCGCGCAACAATTATCACAACATTGCCACTTACGGAACCTCTTCGCGAGAAATTTAAAGCAATGGTGCTGCAGGTGACCGATGGTAAACTGGTTGAACTGGACGAAAAAATTGATCCAAATCTGATAGGTGGTTATATCCTGCGGGTTGGCGATCAGCAAATTGATAGTTCGGTTCGTAACAAATTGAACGAACTGAAATTGCAGTTCATGAATTAA
- the atpE gene encoding ATP synthase F0 subunit C: MFAMLFALLLEATGSVAVMGAAVGAGLAAIGAGLGIGRIGGSAMEGIARQPEAAGRIQTAMLIIAALIEAVALFAAVICLLVATA, translated from the coding sequence ATGTTCGCAATGTTGTTTGCTCTGCTGTTAGAAGCTACTGGTAGTGTTGCCGTTATGGGTGCTGCTGTTGGCGCTGGTCTGGCTGCTATTGGTGCTGGTCTGGGTATTGGTCGTATTGGTGGTAGCGCTATGGAAGGTATCGCTCGTCAGCCAGAAGCGGCTGGTCGTATCCAAACTGCCATGCTGATCATCGCGGCTCTGATCGAGGCCGTTGCTCTGTTCGCAGCTGTTATTTGTCTGCTGGTTGCTACGGCTTAA